From Eptesicus fuscus isolate TK198812 chromosome 22, DD_ASM_mEF_20220401, whole genome shotgun sequence, a single genomic window includes:
- the KPRP gene encoding keratinocyte proline-rich protein, whose amino-acid sequence MCDQQQIPCCLPPPQCCVKGSSFFPSPYPSPQGQVVVQAPCGMQIVECPAPCPVQVSEVKCQAPCQSQTIQVKSQAPCQSQTIKVKGQAPCQSQTTQVSSQAPCQPEVCYVQCGAPCPVQTCFVECAPACYTETRYVECPVQTYVPYPAPQPVQRYVAYPSACQTQGRFSTQCQYQGSFGGCAPQRQSRASFRTYAPQCQSQGSYGGFPMQRRARSTSRCLPPRQMRPSYRSCSPPRQMRPSYRSCSPPRQMRPSYRSCSPPRQMRPSYRSCSPPRLSEPYYSSCMPSRCASGSYNYCTPPRRSEPIYHSGGAPRPTPSCSQRRGPRCRIEISSPSCPKQVPPQRRPVQVPPIGRCSERCAPRPSWGTSCPELRPRAEPRPLPSFRPPRSFDQCPVPAPRPSRPARCESPERRRCSPPRRFPEPCLCPEPSPAPRPAPRSGPTRCEFPEPRPQSCERPEPCPEPIPLPAPCSSPEPCVQPQRCPSPCSGPNPMPGSGDFGCHESRPGRLDMEGPSCGPAAYNQCGEGDAGYGPCDVFPEPRGLGGYGDQGGASVGVKGGNYAGVKSAYF is encoded by the coding sequence ATGTGTGACCAGCAGCAGATTCCGTGTTGCCTGCCGCCCCCCCAGTGCTGTGTGAAGggttcctccttcttcccctccccgtACCCTTCTCCCCAGGGCCAGGTGGTAGTTCAAGCCCCTTGTGGGATGCAAATCGTGGAGTGCCCTGCACCATGCCCGGTTCAAGTCTCCGAGGTGAAGTGCCAAGCTCCCTGCCAGTCCCAGACCATCCAGGTGAAAAGCCAGGCTCCGTGCCAGTCTCAGACTATCAAGGTGAAGGGTCAGGCTCCGTGCCAGTCCCAGACCACGCAGGTGAGCAGCCAGGCTCCGTGCCAGCCTGAGGTTTGCTACGTGCAGTGTGGAGCCCCATGCCCTGTTCAGACCTGCTTTGTAGAATGTGCTCCAGCTTGTTATACAGAAACTCGCTACGTGGAATGCCCCGTCCAAACCTATGTACCCtacccagctccccagcctgtCCAGAGGTATGTAGCGTACCCCTCAGCATGCCAGACTCAGGGTAGATTCTCCACCCAGTGCCAATATCAGGGCTCCTTCGGCGGCTGCGCCCCCCAGCGTCAGTCCAGGGCTTCATTTCGCACGTATGCACCCCAATGCCAGAGCCAGGGCTCTTATGGGGGCTTCCCCATGCAGCGTCGCGCTAGGAGCACCAGCAGATGCCTCCCTCCACGCCAGATGCGGCCTTCTTACCGCAGCTGCTCCCCACCTCGCCAGATGCGGCCTTCTTACCGCAGCTGCTCCCCACCTCGCCAGATGCGGCCTTCTTACCGCAGCTGCTCCCCACCCCGCCAGATGCGGCCTTCTTACCGCAGCTGCTCCCCTCCACGGCTCTCCGAGCCCTACTACAGCAGCTGCATGCCATCCAGATGTGCTTCGGGTTCCTATAACTACTGCACCCCACCCCGCCGCTCTGAGCCCATCTACCACAGCGGCGGTGCTCCACGTCCCACTCCGAGCTGCTCTCAGAGACGCGGGCCCAGGTGCCGCATAGAGATCTCCTCGCCCTCCTGCCCCAAGCAGGTGCCCCCCCAGAGGCGTCCCGTTCAGGTCCCTCCCATCGGACGCTGCTCTGAGCGCTGTGCTCCACGACCCTCCTGGGGGACCTCCTGCCCGGAGCTGAGACCACGCGCGGAGCCGCGTCCACTCCCAAGCTTCCGTCCACCCCGGAGTTTTGACCAGTGCCCAGTTCCTGCCCCGCGGCCGTCACGCCCGGCACGGTGCGAGAGCCCGGAGCGCCGCCGGTGTTCTCCGCCACGGCGATTTCCCGAGCCCTGTCTGTGTCCCGAACCAAGTCCGGCCCCGCGTCCAGCCCCACGATCCGGCCCAACGCGGTGCGAGTTTCCGGAGCCGCGCCCGCAGTCCTGTGAGCGCCCAGAACCTTGTCCGGAGCCAATTCCCCTCCCGGCACCCTGCTCAAGCCCAGAGCCCTGTGTGCAGCCGCAgcgctgccccagcccctgctcaggCCCGAATCCAATGCCAGGCTCAGGAGACTTCGGCTGTCATGAGTCCCGCCCAGGCCGCCTAGACATGGAGGGCCCCAGCTGTGGCCCAGCTGCTTATAACCAGTGCGGAGAGGGGGACGCTGGCTATGGACCTTGTGATGTGTTCCCAGAGCCGCGGGGTCTGGGCGGTTATGGGGACCAAGGAGGCGCCTCTGTTGGAGTGAAAGGGGGGAACTATGCTGGAGTGAAGAGCGCCTACTTTTAA
- the KPLCE gene encoding skin-specific protein 32: MCDQQKQVQFPPSCVKGSGLGAAQGSQVTTVKCAAPCATQTCVKCPAPCATQTCVKCPAPCQTTYVKCATPCQTYVKCPAPCQTTYVKCPTPCQTYVKCPAPCQTTYVQYPTAYPTQTYYVQYPSSSQSYYYLQSSAGGSGAQCCVPDPCSAPCSTSYCCLAPRTFGVSPLRRWVQRPQNCNSGSSGCCEDSGCCSSGCCSSGCCSSGCCSSGCCSGICCLGIIPMRSEGPACCHREDDCCC, translated from the coding sequence ATGTGTGACCAGCAGAAGCAGGTGCAGTTCCCTCCATCTTGTGTGAAAGGTTCGGGATTGGGGGCTGCGCAAGGTTCCCAAGTTACCACTGTGAAATGCGCAGCTCCATGCGCAACCCAAACCTGCGTGAAATGCCCAGCTCCATGCGCAACTCAAACCTGCGTGAAATGCCCAGCTCCATGCCAGACAACCTATGTGAAATGTGCAACTCCCTGCCAGACGTATGTGAAGTGCCCAGCTCCGTGCCAGACGACCTATGTAAAATGCCCAACTCCCTGCCAGACGTACGTGAAGTGCCCAGCTCCGTGCCAGACGACCTACGTGCAATACCCAACTGCCTACCCGACCCAGACATACTATGTCCAGTACCCTTCTTCTTCCCAGAGCTACTACTACCTTCAGTCTTCTGCAGGTGGCTCGGGCGCCCAGTGCTGTGTCCCTGATCCATGCTCTGCTCCCTGTTCCACCAGCTactgctgcctggctccccggaCCTTCGGGGTGAGTCCCCTGAGACGCTGGGTCCAACGGCCTCAGAACTGCAACTCAGGATCAtctggctgctgtgaggattcTGGGTGCTGTAGCTCCGGGTGCTGCAGCTCTGGGTGCTGCAGCTCTGGGTGCTGCAGCTCTGGGTGCTGCTCTGGGATCTGCTGTTTGGGGATTATTCCCATGAGGTCTGAAGGTCCCGCTTGCTGTCATCGCGAGGATGACTGCTGCTGCTGA